Proteins encoded in a region of the Desulfosoma sp. genome:
- a CDS encoding YraN family protein → MMQHRVQTGRDSETLALEYLQDQGLKILERNMRCPLGEVDLVALDGKTYVFVEIRSLRSTRWGSAEESISRTKKLRVVRVALWYLKSRGLAGVPVRFDVVAVQWRGEDLRIRWIPGAFDAQGLG, encoded by the coding sequence ATGATGCAACATCGGGTGCAAACCGGCCGTGACAGTGAAACCCTGGCCTTGGAATACCTTCAAGATCAAGGCTTGAAAATACTTGAAAGAAACATGCGCTGTCCCTTGGGCGAAGTGGATCTGGTAGCTCTGGATGGAAAAACGTATGTGTTTGTAGAAATTCGATCCCTCCGAAGCACCCGATGGGGGTCGGCGGAAGAATCCATCAGTCGAACCAAGAAGCTGCGTGTGGTGCGGGTCGCTCTCTGGTATCTAAAAAGCCGCGGCCTGGCAGGTGTGCCTGTGCGTTTTGATGTGGTGGCCGTCCAGTGGCGTGGTGAAGATCTGCGGATTCGTTGGATTCCCGGAGCGTTTGATGCCCAAGGGTTGGGGTGA
- the rsmI gene encoding 16S rRNA (cytidine(1402)-2'-O)-methyltransferase, which produces MREKRKGKGDTAESHDVGTLYVVATPIGNLADITLRALDVLRSVAYVVAEDTRHTRKLLSAHQIRVPMLSCHAHTSPEGLTKIVDILRKGVNVALVTDAGTPGISDPGVALIQEALKGGHKVVPVPGPSAVITALSVSGLSPQPFVFLGFPPPKGAARTRFFHQYATLSMTRVLYESPRRLLRTLQDILNHWGNLRVAVARELTKVHEEVFRGTISEAMHFYSEGTRGELTLVVEGAPKEAAFESLEAASWQDILKNYLDQGNSVKDAVEKVLKTYKIRRREVYRAALNLGLHKNE; this is translated from the coding sequence GTGAGGGAGAAAAGGAAGGGGAAAGGGGATACAGCAGAAAGTCATGATGTCGGAACCCTCTACGTGGTGGCGACTCCCATCGGAAATTTGGCGGATATCACCTTAAGAGCCTTGGATGTTTTGCGTTCCGTAGCCTATGTTGTGGCGGAAGATACTCGGCATACACGAAAACTTTTAAGCGCCCACCAGATTCGGGTGCCGATGCTCAGTTGTCATGCCCACACGTCCCCTGAAGGACTGACTAAAATCGTCGATATTTTAAGAAAGGGAGTGAATGTGGCCTTGGTGACGGATGCCGGCACTCCCGGTATTTCGGATCCCGGGGTGGCTCTCATTCAAGAGGCCCTGAAAGGCGGCCACAAAGTGGTACCTGTTCCGGGCCCCAGCGCCGTCATTACAGCCCTTAGTGTTTCGGGGCTTTCACCGCAGCCTTTCGTCTTTCTGGGATTTCCACCGCCGAAAGGCGCGGCTCGCACCAGGTTCTTTCATCAGTATGCAACCCTTTCCATGACAAGGGTTCTTTATGAATCACCACGGCGATTGCTGCGCACGCTTCAAGACATCTTGAACCATTGGGGAAATCTTCGTGTTGCGGTTGCTCGAGAACTTACCAAGGTACACGAAGAAGTGTTTCGAGGAACCATCTCGGAAGCCATGCATTTTTACAGCGAGGGCACTCGAGGTGAATTGACCCTGGTGGTGGAAGGGGCGCCTAAAGAGGCCGCTTTCGAGTCTTTAGAAGCCGCCTCGTGGCAAGACATTCTCAAAAACTACTTGGACCAGGGGAATTCCGTAAAGGATGCCGTGGAAAAGGTTCTCAAAACTTACAAAATCAGGCGGCGGGAAGTGTATCGGGCGGCTCTGAATCTTGGTCTACACAAAAATGAGTGA